A region of the Apium graveolens cultivar Ventura chromosome 6, ASM990537v1, whole genome shotgun sequence genome:
CATTCAtctttataattaaaaaaatattatttacttTGTAAGAATAATATCAGATGACTGCGAAAAGTCATTTGTGCTTTATTGAAGAGTCAAAGTGGGAATTGACACACTGCTCTGTGGCGATTCGATTGCAAGGATTTTTATTATTATGTCCAAAAAAATGACATAATTAAATTTGGCATTTACAAACTTTTGTTTTACACTTTAAAGCTAACCTTGTCCTTAGTGTCTTTGAATCTTTTAACGTTGTCCTTGTTGTATTTATGTTTGAAAATAGTGAAATACGTAGGTGCAGAATGTGACTAGATAAACAACTTGATTTCTTAATATATTAGATATTGATAGAGATAAAGAGCATGATCCAGATATATTAGGAGCGACAAAGAGAAGTGGATCAAATGCGGACCAATGCTGATTAGTACATTAATTATTACTTAATGTCTCCGCACAAAAGCAAGTCCAATCCCTCTTGGATCCCATACCATATAGCTTATTGAAATTTCTTATGTTTTGCATATATTAGGAGGATCCTGTTCCTGTTCAGCTCATCAGTGATTATTGTTATAATTTATTAGCCAAAATGGAAATTTTATGCGTAGATTTGAAATCGGAAATTGACAAATCTAAGGATCCTGTAATTTTTGGATTCTTGAATTTTTGTAATCCGCTGTAACTTTTTGCTGACGGTTGAATTGCCTGCAAGCTTGTTGCACATATGTTTATGTATACATGTCGGATCCGATCGAAATTTTTGACTGACATTATTTACTGTGTTGATTATTGGCGGTAAAGAATAACACATGTTATTTATTTTGAGTAAAAAATGTTTATATATCCCCCCTTATTGACATATAAACTTAGGATGTTTCATGGTTAATATTTGTTGTTAAAGCCTTAAACTTCAAGTAATACTTAGGTCAACAATTTAGCAATTTAGTGGGGTGGGAGCTATTTACTAGGTGTTTATATTTTATTGCAATTATTATATGCCGAATGTAGGGGCTGTTTCCTTGAACTGTTATATTATATCAACGTTTTTTCTAATCAGCTCATTTAAATTTTTAGATATTAGAAAAAGAACCAACCAGATTTACATTTTAACATTTCCTCTTATTCAAGAGCTCATTTTTTAGTCGAACAGTGGATCACGGACGCTCATTTTTGGATATTAATTATCTTTCGTGCCACgataaattataataatatttggGGTGGCAGAAAATCGAATCTAAATTCTCCCGCTTGAGGTCTGATATCATATTTAGTAATCAGTTTATCTAAAATTTTAAGGTATTAGAGGAAGTAAGAATAGGATTTATATTTTAACACCCTCTAACCTATTATTATGTCCATGCGAATCTtggtgtatatatataggtgtgtggGGGCATATTACTCAATGTATCACTTCTATTCATCCTACAAACAGCAAAGACTATTTTGCATGCTCTCTGGCCATATAGTTAATCTTGCAAGTCTCTATATATTGTCATACAGAAACTTTTCATAATGAGGAGGTCAAGTTGTATTGTAGTTTCATTAACATTGATCTTGTTACTTGTGTTTGCACAAATAAGCACCTCCGCAGGGACCAGCTATCGTGGGACTGAAAGTATGCAGAAATACATTGACAGTCAACAAATTTTACGTGAAATGAAGGATGAGTTTGAAAGGATGAAGCACGACGACAGGAGGGAATTGGCAAACACTCACAGAGAAGCACCCGAGGGCCCAGATCCACAGCATCACCTATAAATAACAATTTCTTATATATGGCAAAGAAGATTTGCATGCATGGCATTGCATGTGAATGTTAATTACAGATAATAGCTCTGGGACTGATCTGCAGGCTATTATAAAGTTGTAGGAAATTGCAAACCAGCTTGTTTGTATTCTCGGGCGGGAGTTGTGGCAATATCATTGAGCTaaccacaaattcaaggcttACAACTTGTATTAAATTTTCTCCCCTTGTTGCTATTGTATTCACTATATGTTATGTTCTATTTCAATTACCATCAgaaattttgaaattatttgGCCGGAAACACCTGCATGAGTCTCTTGGTTATTAGGAGCACAGTGGTACGTGCGTGTCAAAATACGTTTGCATGAATCTACTTTGTAATTAAATAAAACTGATTGCGCATTAGCATTTACGTACTTATTATAAATACTTACGGTAGCTTAAAAAATGTATAAGAAGAAAAATACTGTAATCAATTACTTTAGATAAACTTTAAAGGTGCATATATAATACGAACGTTGTGATGCAAATTCGTGCACAACCTTTTGACGTCCTCTCTATAAAAGCACAAAGGAGATGGTTGTGTTGGGTGATGGAATATGAACGTAAAAGGGCATGCCTTTCAGGTAATAGGCTAGATAAGTTAAACAATAATATCTTAAACAAGATAAACAAATCAAATGATTCCTTATTCAATATGCCTTCTGACTTCTGTTGTTCAACCGCCATTAAAAGTAGTTATCCAAACATCATTTGTCAATTGTCATTCTATGAGTTCCATTGCTGCATGCCGAGTACGTGCACTCATGACCAAATTTTGAGTGAACAGTAGTCATTTTATTTCGACAGCGTAGCGTTCTGTGTATCAGTTTATGCGGTTGGATTTTGAACAATGGGTCAACAATGGTGGTTGTGTGATAAGATCAACGTTAATTGTGATATTGCTACCGGTAGAGTTTGGATCATTTGATAtgtttttaattttgttttaggTATAAAAATTGGGTCCTGCTCCATGATTCCTAGCAATCGTGTACTGTTTAAATAATAGGGGATCTCAGATCTATATTTTAACGATCCGGATAAAAAAAAATTCCCTTCCGCTATAAATATTTGCTAAAAGGAAAATCATTTTCCGCGGATATTTATAGCGTAAGGTAAAAAAATTACTTTAACCtgtattattaaaataaagatttaaGGGTTGTGAAACAATTTGTTAGATAAAGCTTATttaatatatgattattatggattaaaatccttaaaaaaaataaattttgtgtGTTAAATTATCAGGAAACAAATAAGCTAATAATCTTTagtatattatttattttctcaCCCAGTTGTATCCACAGTTGGGAATCTATCGGTCTCGATTATGTTCTATTTGATGAAAACTGTTTTTATTCGTCAATAAAAAATAAATCAATCAAAAAACTGGTTACGATGATGTATTATTATTCAGTAATACTATTTAATCTAAAATTTTAAccaaaataattataaaatgatGTGGTAGTACAAGTGTCGAAATTTAATTTGCGGGTGCATAAAAATACACGCGAATTCCCatattattttgagaaaaattaacatttataaagtATTTGAGACAAACTTTTGTAATAATATTCTAAAAACTCTAtcattgcatattattttaataaactTATAAAATTATTGAAATGTATACTAAACTATAATAACTGTAATaaggtataatttggttcaaaaGTTCTTCCctgattttgattattaaaataaaaaaataatgttATACACTTAATAAAATGCTAAATTGCTAAAACCGTCTCATTATTCTCCTAAACTACCAACGTGACttattcctaattatttttaattattattatgaatgtataattattatataaaaaatatattaaagttaaagttattatatgatttgacaaataaaattttgaaatatttaaatattaacgggACTGTACATCAAACGGGGTTTAAGCTATATATACAATTACGTAAAAAATTATTTTGCACCTGATGTTTTAGTAGCATCACTAGTTTGTTCAGACTCGAGCCCGGGATCTTCTTGGAAATGGTAAGATCTAGGAAAGGCGGCCAATCTCGTGGAGAGAGCGATGTGCATGGACCAGGTGAGTAGGGATGCAGCTCCGTGGACCGCTCGTCGGGCGTGATAGGTGGTAGTATTACACCTTTCTCAAAGGAACCGTACGTGAGACTCTCGCGTCATACGGCTCCGCCTCGGAATTAGGACCCCCTTTCCTTTGACCAACGGTCCACGAACCAACTTGTCCTCCCTTTCTTTTTCTCGGTCAGTGGTTTCTTTTCTTTCATTGATTGATTCAAGACAGCTTGCTTCCAACAAGTCCAAGCGCTAGCGGTAGAAGCTAGTTGTCAGAAGCGAACTTTCGGGCCGGGACGGAGCCAAAAAACGTGAGCGCCTAGCGCGAAAGGTTGCTTTACTAAGATTCTAATATAAGGCGCGTTAGCACTTTAGGATGATTGCTCGTTATCTCTCAAATTACATATCCTATACTCGATAAGGTCCCTCAGTTCCTCGGCAGCACCTCGAGGCGCATATTTAGTTGTCTTACGTGAGACTTGGGATATTCCCCCACTTCATGACCATTTAAACCCTAAAACAAAATGCTTAGAGGGTTGTTTTGAAGATTTAAAAGCAAAATAAAACCTAGCAGTTTACCACTTCTcttcttctatatataataggagaacatgGTGATAATATttatgagattaaaaagtctcattaaaatgactaatttacccctatactttaaatttatataaaagagGTTGTTGGGAGGAATTGAACCCGAGACTTTGCATTCACAAGCACATCACCTCACATCTACACCACACtcttacttaaatattttatcatacacataatatgtgagtGTCGTAAATAGTGACAATTTATTTAACATTAAACATGATTACTAAAATATTTGTAGAGTTAGTTTtgaacaattgaatttgagatataaagttaagcaTAGTATATAAATGGATCATtttcttatttattaaataatttttaacttgaaaagtatgtctcatacatttttaatataaatttttaaataaaaaataaattgtacatataattaattttttaatatgtgGAAAAGAAatacacttatataaataatatatatatgtactacatatttagataagttataATTAGCGTATTTCGATTTATTTCGAATTCAAAATTAGAACTTGCCCCATGTTTCAAAGAATACTCGAAATTTAACTAAATGACCTACCCATAAATACCATGTCACTGCCTAGatttaatttaaattacgagttcgACTATAAAATCTTACCAACAAAGAAAAGTTTTGTGATATCTTATGTTGGTAAAAATTAATATCTTTGAGGTCTTTTTagaatcaagtcaattgataatatgtatcaaaattactagcTTCAAAATCATAATTTTACCCATTTAAAAAATATTCGAAATgtgactacatgacccggccgaaaatacatcatcactatttaggtttaataaatttaaattatgagCTCGACAAGAATATCTTACCAATgaggataaattttataatatctgatattaataaaaattaatatttttaaggtctttatacgatcaagtcaattgatattatgtatcaaaattactaactgACTGGTTTTACAATATTACATCTCAAACTTGATcgaatatttaaatatattcaaaatttgatATGAGATGTCACAAGTTTTGTTAAAACTACGAAGGTATACTAAATCGATTTATATATTAatgtttcactttaaaaaaaataggcttaaaatattattcaatgatGGTGAATTTATTAAGAGGTGATCCTAAAGTCCCactgttaggaaatgaataacacacagaggggggtgaatctgttttactgtttttaagcttttcttgaatcttttatggttgaacaaagtaaattaaatcttgtagtgaaagtgtgttcatgcacaaattaaacttgcaagaataaagaacacagatcttcaaaactcacttaattttatattaaaattaagaatgttttgctacaaaatttctaggctctttgttgataaagagttTAGTTTCTTCTTGAGAGAGACAATattttttatctaaattgttactactgactaaatgaccagtgttaactttataactcagttaactgctggtttacacagtgtacaataagacatgttattaactttagtaaactgtcacttgtcatttccattttaggaaaagtgtatcttctatttctggcttagcatatcttaatatcccgtgtttactttgatcttcctttgtcagttaatcttcaccattgatcttgcacatccttcaacCTGCTTTTTGTAAagttgtcaatccagctgtttggattgtttgttgattgttaatcttgaatattgaactgatCTACAATTTTGAACTTTGAGATTTTACcccgagatctccagtttggtctatagagaacttgagaACTCGATAAGTATATatgcttatcgagatctctagtactctatcgttaatttggcttgtagagatctcccagttctctataagagaatttggcttgtcgagatctctagtgtTCATATCTtaactttgacttatcgatatctctgagttttctggtggcttcttgacttgtcgatatcttaaagttctctagtcaaatttgacttgtcgatatctcagagttctctagtgaattttgacttattgatatctctgagttctctagtggaatttaacttatcgataaatcagaattctctaatgaatgttgacttgtcgataactctgagttttctagtgaagaaatgacttgtcgatatctccaatattcatgtcttcaaattggcttgtcgatatctctgagttctctataagctttcccgagttctctataagtcattctggagttctcgaatgacttctctataacactaaatctgtgacttgtagatatcttgacttagaatattttttctaaaacagatttattcaactccaagtttcttcataattcttctgaggcatgatatGATTGAtattcttccagatagaattcttaggcttgtcactgtttatagaaaaagactttagtctgctcctttgacatttttacagactttaagagttacaagtacaaaatacaaattaagataacaatacaacttacttagagttgacaaattgtcttagtcttgttaaagtacagacatgtcttgcacaacacccacttttttcattctctttataaaaaattaaattacaattataaagtaaaattaataattttcattaacATGTTATTTAAAAAATGGTAAGATATTTGATGCTTGTTCATaaaaaatagtttatttattgcattatttaataaaaaatacatttatattcaaatatttgtgagacaaatcctaaattttatattattcagTTTGATATGGTTATTATAAGTAATCATATACATACGGTCCCTATTTTTTGTGGAGTGTTCTGGAGTCCAAAATCCTAACTTTATATTACGATTCAATCTAATGGTTCATGTTTTATGTTCttaataatttaaaaactaaaataataaactacATGATATAGACGTGAGTTATGGTCTTATATCATTAATGTTCAGCAACTTGAATATTTATGTGTTCTACAACATGAATACGTATGTTCTTCAAACTGATTATGTTCTATAAAATCACATGTTATGCAATGTTCAACTTGTCAAATGTATGAGATTTTCaagatatttattaaaatattatttttgtaggacatgattcacattataatacgttttacaaaaaaatttatactattttatttgcagaacatatatggactcaCATACTCAACTAAAAATAAGGACTCAATAGAActtaattcatatatatatatataagaaacttgaaaatttatagaattcaatatttcgaaattatatatttaaaattagcaataataaatttacaaaaaaatatttagtgTTGGAAAATATTGTACAACTGTTTTGAATTATTTGAAAAAAAGTTATAACTATAATGTATAGTATAATTTGATTTATTCCATGTTATgctatttaaataaaaaatatattaatattagtCGATATTTTGAAAGAATTAACAAGTTCAaccaatattttaaaaaattcatcaaattgaaaatatttaattttacaaaaataatatacaatgttattaagttactataaaaagaaatattagaaATATAAATGAAAGAAACTTTAAAATGATTTGAATGATGATATTAGTACAAATTTATCTTCAGATTCTTGAAAAACTGAATATCAGTAGTTAGTATTTacgatatatgaattatttttatgtcacATCCATGACTGATGCTCTGTTAAGTAAAAATAGATATTGTTTGATTGTTAGTGCTACTACGATTAcgatatataaataaatataatttatttattagataattataatttttgaataatcataaatacatgttatttgagtaatttactgaataacaattagatatatacatgaccaagatatttagcatataaataaacgagaccaacataatttactcgataatataataaataataatttacatacatacacacatatgactttatctttaccaatattaaaagattcaattttaatggtgtatttcagagttattgatatatatactaaaaaaataacaattttttttaatgtattaaaaattaaatagattatatcaattttaatttatgaattattaattatctgacatcttataaaattaactttgtaTCATAGAGATGATTAAAAGTTAAGTACACGGCCGAGATCaactttagttaatgaattaagacattaacaatgatattaaatcaacataaatgttgaattaaaaaaataacaTTTTCCTAAAAAATAAACTTATTCTAATTTTAGTGTAAATTCTACTTTGTTGAATATAACTATTGCAGGTCTTGAACACTTTAATTATGCATTACTAATCTTTTTAAATTAAGCAAGATAATTGTAAATTAGTAATgactttagtaataaaatatctcaTTATTCCGGGTTTATTTGACCAAAACTCAAAAATTTACGCGactctgcaatatatatatatatatatatatatattaatatttggtttctttttataaacatatcgACAATATTTGATAAATTAATTTCAATCTTTTCCTTTTACACGTACAGTAAATACCGTGCTTGTATTCATTTAGTAAATATAAATTACACAACAGAAGCCCGCAAGGGTTGGTGTAGTtagttaaagaggggataactatcctcttggttcACGTgttttgcaggctattgcgtgagtccgtagggtttacccagtgcgcacccgaagggtagcggctgcgggttgtctacgataaaaaaaattacatgacaaaaacaagaaaatatgtattatgattaatgagatatattaaaaattttatgaacgttattaatgttttacataaaaatcatatacattgatagatacttaacttgtatttgatatattttagacgttatacaatatttatcaataagaaaataatcaaaaattttattaatataattatatggtataaaaaaaaatctagaaaatggTTTGTCTCTCGCGCAAATTATGCTATTTTGTATTGATAGGAGTCCAAAAAACAAATATAAACACATACTCCTTCAATTGATTTGGACTTGAATGGACTGGACTGGACTTGTCAGTCCATTTTTTTTATCGACTATCCAACTGGACTTTTTGTATTgatctgattttttttatatccATTTTTGCCCAGATGTATTTAACCATATTTCTTGTAAAGTTTCCCTCGCTTGTTTCATTCCATCAAAATCAAATGGGAAAATGAAAAATGGAATCATACCCAGATTCAAAGCCTCCTTCAGCTCATTAACCCACTTTTCTCAACCCATTTTTCAACAAAATTATAATTACCCACCTATAGAAATTAACTATCTTTTTAACCAATCAAACACCTCTACACTTTCCACTGCTCTGCAACATTACATCAATTCAGACCACCCTTGTCATGGCCAAAAGGTCCATTCCCACATTCTTAAAACTGGGTTCAGGCCCAATACCAACATATCAATCAAACTCCTCATTGTTTATATTAAATCTTCTTGTTTATTGTATGCACGCAAGGTGTTTGATGAATTGCCTCACCCAACTCTTTCTGCTTATAATTATATGTTATCGGGGTATGTAAAATCTGGGAAGATTAGTGAGTCGTTTAGTTTGGTTAGGAGGCTTTGTTTTTCTGGGGAATGTCCTGATGGGTTTACGTTTTCGATGATATTGAAGGCTTCTACTAGTGAGAGTGTTTTGGCAATGCCGCGTGGTATAGGGAGTCCAGTTCATGCACGGATTGTGAAATCTGATGCTGAAGCAGATGTTGTACTTTGCACTGCGTTGGTTTATTCGTATGTTAAGAGTGGGAGACTTGATTATGCGAGGAGAGTGTTTGATATGATGATGGAACAAAATGTTGTTTGTTCGACTTCTATGATTTCGGGGTATATGGATAAAGGGTGTGTGGGAGATGCTGAAGAAATATTTAAGAAAACAGTTGAAAAGGATGTGGTGGTTTATAATGCAATGATAGAAGGGTATAGCAAGTCAGTTGAAACTGCTAAGGGGGCGATTGATGTTTATATTGATATGCAACGGATGGATTTCAGGCCGAATATATCAACTTTTGCGAGCATTATTGGGGCGTGCTCTGTATTATCAGCGGTTGAAGTTGGTGAACAAGTACAAGGCCAACTTGCCAAGACTAAGTTATTCAATGACATAAAGATAGGAAGTGCTCTTTTAGATATGTACTCAAAATGTGGAAGAGTTGAGAATGCGAGAAGAGTCTTTGACTTCATGCCTGTAAAGAATGTATTTTCGTGGACTTCCATGATTGATGGATATGGAAAGAATGGAAATCCAGCTGAAGCTCTTGAGCTTTTCAGCAGTATGCAAAGAACTCATTGCGTTGAACCGAATTATGTAACTTTTCTCAGTGCACTTTCTGCATGTGGGCATGCTGGATTAGTTGCAAAAGGGAAGGAAATTTTTAATAGCATGAGGACAGACTATTCAATGAAACCCAAGATGGAACATTATGCATGCATGGTTGATCTATTAGGTCGTGCAGGTAGTCTCAATCAGGCGCTGGAGTTTGTTATGGATATGCCTGAAAAACCTAATTCTGATGTTTGGGCAGCTCTACTTAGCTCTTCTAGACTGCATGATGATGTTGAAATGGCAAAGATTGCTGCCAATGAACTTTTTAAGTTAGGTTCTGATAGTCGGCCAGGAGCATATATTGCTTTCTCAAATACTTTAGCAGCTGCAGAAAGATGGGATACTGTTAGTGAGATTAGAGAAGTAATGAAAGCAAGAGGAATATGTAAAGATACAGGCTTTAGTTGGGTTGGGGCTGATGGTAATTTAGAAGGTTTCCATGCTGGACAGAAGATGTGACCAATTTTTTTTGAAATGGAGGTACAAAAAACACTCCTCTCTTGGTTGTAGTATACTAGCATTTAAGAGAAACTCTCCTATTCTTCTCTGTTATTGAAAGTCTCGTAGTGTAGTTATTACAGTTTggataattaaataatttatttataccACAACTAAGTAGCAGCTGATAGGGGTGAACTTGATTCAGTTTGGTACACGGTTTGAAAACCAAGAAAATTCCATAATCAACAAATTGATTttgtttttagattttattttagttttgagtGTTAAACCATTTAGAGTGATATGATGGAACTTAATTAGTTATATAAAAACTTTTAATAATTTAACATTGTGAATATATGTTCTTAGGATATTAGGGAGCATCACAATTCAACATAACTCTTTTTAAAGATAAAATATTAATGTCAATTATATAGTTTTTGGCTTTTCACTAACTAGCATGAAAACCCGTGCAAGGCACGGTTCATGCTCTAGTATATCTATTAAAGTTTTGTATGTAACATAGGTTGCATTGTCAAAGAAGTTTGGTAATCCAGTTGCATGGCAGCCATGTAATTTCCTAGTTAGTGTttgagataataataataataataatgaagTGATAACACATATTTCACCTTTTTTGTATATTCCATCTTCCAAATTAGTCTTAAACTAACATTTAAAAGCAAGCCTTTCTGTGGGACCATTGGTTTTGCTGTTGAAACTTTTAAATTTTAAACAACTACGAATATGGTAGTCATTTAATAAGCAACATAGAGCAAGTCCTTGAACAATGTCGCAGCAAAGATCACCTTGTGCTGAGGATGCATCTAAATTAAGGGGAAATGTCTGAGATGATGTTGCAGAACCATCTGCATAAATGATTACTTAGTGGAAAATGTAGGCTAAACCGCAGGGAACAACTCAAATTTACAAGTATATTAGAATTAATATCTTTCTTGCAGGACTCACATTGGTGCCTGTGGTATTAATCGGCGTACTTGATAAATCCTCGCCTTGGACAATTGCTGGCACGCCACGCTTGGGCCTGCCTCTTTTTCTCGAAGGCCCTTCCCCTTGTTTAAAATGACGATATTGTTGAATGTTGGCTAAAGGGTGATTACAAAAACAGACTAAATATACATGAGCATACTGATACTGGATATCAGTATTCTCTTTTTGGTTTCAACTATCGCCCCTCTATTTATATTTTGCCCAATATTTTTTTAACATTTAATGTAACAACTGAATCACTGGAATTGCATACATTAGGAAGATTTTGGGCTTCCAAAGATATACTATGTTTGGCTGTGTAGAAGTGAAGCAACTTAATTCAGTATTATTGGGCAATGATACATGAGCGTTAAGTCAGCTACCAGGAATGTGGGGTAATTGATTTGTTATAAGATCACTATCATGTTCCTCCAGTTGTCTTATAAGCCATAACTAATAGATATGCGACCCGAATTATCAGCCAGGCACATCACAATATTTTTTTAACGAAATCATAACGTCATTTAATAACTCTCCTCAATTTCGCTCAGGCATTCATCTCAATGTGGTGTGAGAAAACACATTAAATCATAAAAGTAAACAGTTTCAACTCCACATCGCCTTTTATACGGGAAGTACTACTAATGACATGCATCCTATCAACAATTGGCATCCTTTCGTGGCAACAGAGCAACACCCAACCCGCTTTTATTTTTTCTCTATTTTACCAGGTTTCCAACAAAAATTAGACCACAAAATAGGCATTGAGACAGATCAGAGAGGAATAAGCTTGTGTTGGTTCAAATCTT
Encoded here:
- the LOC141663620 gene encoding pentatricopeptide repeat-containing protein At1g28690, mitochondrial, coding for MKNGIIPRFKASFSSLTHFSQPIFQQNYNYPPIEINYLFNQSNTSTLSTALQHYINSDHPCHGQKVHSHILKTGFRPNTNISIKLLIVYIKSSCLLYARKVFDELPHPTLSAYNYMLSGYVKSGKISESFSLVRRLCFSGECPDGFTFSMILKASTSESVLAMPRGIGSPVHARIVKSDAEADVVLCTALVYSYVKSGRLDYARRVFDMMMEQNVVCSTSMISGYMDKGCVGDAEEIFKKTVEKDVVVYNAMIEGYSKSVETAKGAIDVYIDMQRMDFRPNISTFASIIGACSVLSAVEVGEQVQGQLAKTKLFNDIKIGSALLDMYSKCGRVENARRVFDFMPVKNVFSWTSMIDGYGKNGNPAEALELFSSMQRTHCVEPNYVTFLSALSACGHAGLVAKGKEIFNSMRTDYSMKPKMEHYACMVDLLGRAGSLNQALEFVMDMPEKPNSDVWAALLSSSRLHDDVEMAKIAANELFKLGSDSRPGAYIAFSNTLAAAERWDTVSEIREVMKARGICKDTGFSWVGADGNLEGFHAGQKM